The sequence below is a genomic window from Streptomyces sudanensis.
ACGGGCAAGTCGAGCACCTCCAGGGCCGTCGCCGCCCGGCTCGGCCTCGGCTACCTGGACACCGGCGCCCAGTACCGGGCGATCACCTGGTGGATGATCACCAACGGGATCGACGTGGACGACCCCGCCGCCGTGGCCGGCGCCGCCGGCAAGCCCGTGATCGTCTCCGGCACCGACCCGTCCCAACCGACGATCACCGTCGACGGCGTCGACGCCTCCGGCCCGATCCGCACGCAGGAGGTCACCTCCAAGGTCAGCGCCGTCAGCGCGGTCCCCGAGGTGCGCACCCGGATCACCGGGCTCCAGCGCTCCATCGCGGCCTCCGCCCCGCTCGGCATCGTCGTCGAGGGCCGCGACATCGGCACCACCGTCCTGCCCGACGCCGACCTCAAGGTCTTCCTCACCGCCTCCCCGGAGGCCCGCGCCGCCCGCCGCGCCGCCGAACTGGCGGGCGCCGACGTCTCCGCCACCAGGGAAGCCCTGGTCAGGCGGGACGCCGCCGACTCCACCCGGAAGACCTCCCCCCTCGCCAAGGCCGCCGACGCCGTCGAGCTGGACACCACGGAGCTGACGCTCCAGCAGGTCGTCGAGCACGTGATCGCCCTGGTGGCGGAGAGGCGGGGAGCCGCCAAGTGACCCCCTCGGCGAAGGGCGCCGCCGTCGGGCGGGGCATCGGCATCGGCCTGATGTACGGCTTGTGGAGGCCGCGCGTGCTGGGCGCCTGGCGCGTACCGGCCTCCGGCCCCGTCATCCTCGCCGCCAACCACACCCACGTCCTCGACGGCCCCATGGTCATCGGCACGTCCCCCTGGCCCGTGCACTTCCTGGTCAAGAAGGAGGCGTTCGTCGGGCCGCTCGGCCGCTTCATGACGGCGACCGGGCAGCTCCCGGTCGACCGCGCCGCCGCCGACCGCACCGCGGTCACCGGCGCCCTGGACGTCCTCGCCTCCGGCGGCGTCCTCGGGATCTTCCCCGAGGGCACCCGCGGCGACGGCGACTTCGCGGCGCTGCGCGCCGGCCTCGCCTACTTCGCCCTGCGGTCCGGCGCGCCGATCGTCCCGGTCGCGGTCCTGGGGAGCGGAGAGCGCCGCGGACGGCTGATCAGGGCGCTGCCGCCGCTGCGCGGCCGCGTCGACGTCGTCTTCGGCGACCCCTTCGACGCCGGCGACGGCAGCGGGCGCCGCACCCGCGGGGCCCTGGACGACGCCACCGTACGCATCCACAAGCGGCTCACCGCCCACCTGGAGGACGCCAGGCGCCTCACCGGGCGCTGAGCGACACTTTCGAGTAGTGGCCCCGGCCCCGGCCGGACACCCACCGACCACCACGAACGCACGAGGAACGGACTTCATGAACGACCAGCACGACCACGGGGCACTTGGCGACGCCGAGTACGCGGAGTTCATGGAGCTCGCCGCCGAGGAGGGCTTCGACGCCGACGAGGTGGAGGGCGCGATCGAGGAGGCCGGGCACGGCCCGCTGCCCGTCCTCGCCGTCGTCGGCCGCCCGAACGTCGGCAAGTCCACCCTGGTCAACCGGATCATCGGCCGCCGCGAGGCCGTCGTCGAGGACCGCCCCGGCGTCACCCGCGACCGCGTCACCTACGAGGCCGAGTGGGCCGGCCGCCGCTTCAAGGTCGTCGACACCGGCGGCTGGGAGCAGGACGTGTTCGGCATCGACGCCTCCGTCGCCGCGCAGGCCGAGTTCGCGATCGACGCGGCCGACGCGGTCGTCTTCGTGGTCGACGCGACCGTGGGCGCCACCGACACCGACGAGGCCGTCGTCAAGCTGCTGCGCCGCGCCGGCAAGCCCGTCGTCCTCGCCGCGAACAAGGTCGACGGACCGTCCGGCGAGGCCGACGCCGCGATGCTGTGGTCCCTCGGCCTCGGCGAGCCGTTCCCGGTCTCCGCGCTGCACGGCCGCGGCACCGGCGACCTCCTCGACGAGGTCCTCAAGGCCCTCCCCGAAGCGCCCGAGCAGACGTTCGGTGCCGCCGTCGGCGGCCCCCGCCGCGTCGCCCTCGTCGGCCGCCCGAACGTCGGCAAGTCGTCCCTCCTGAACAAGCTCGCGGGCGAGGAGCGGGTCGTCGTCAACGAACTCGCCGGCACCACCCGCGACCCGGTCGACGAGCTCATCGAACTGGGCGGCAAGACCTGGAAGTTCGTCGACACCGCGGGCATCCGCAAGAAGGTCCACCTCCAGGAGGGCGCGGACTACTACGCCTCCCTGCGCACCGCCGCCGCCGTCGAGAAGGCCGAGGTGGCCGTCGTCCTGATCGACACCACCGAGTCCATCTCCGTCCAGGACCAGCGGATCATCACGATGGCCGTCGAGGCGGGCCGGGCGCTCGTCATCGCCTACAACAAGTGGGACGAGCTCGACGAGGAGCGCCGCTACTACCTGGAGCGCGAGATCGAGACCGAGATGCAGCAGGTCTCGTGGGCGCCCCGGGTGAACGTCTCCGCCCGCACCGGCCGCCACATGGACAAGCTCGTCCCGGCGATCGAGACCGCGCTCGCCGGCTGGGAGACCCGCGTCCCCACCGGCCGCCTCAACGCCTTCCTCGGCGAACTGGTCGCCGCCCACCCGCACCCGATCCGCGGCGGCAAGCAGCCCCGCATCCTGTTCGGCACGCAGGCCGGCACCAAGCCGCCCCGGTTCGTGCTGTTCGCGTCCGGCTTCCTGGAGCACGGCTACCGCCGGTTCGTGGAACGCCGCCTGCGCGAGGAGTTCGGCTTCGACGGCACTCCCATCCACCTCTCGGTGCGGGTCCGCGAGAAGCGCGGCCGCAAGAAGTAGCCGCACGGCGCACGGCGGGGCCGGGAGGACGATCGCGTCCTCCCGGCCCCGCCGTGCCGCGCGCCGCGTCACATGCCGCGGCGCGGCGCCGGTGGCAGCGCACGGTGCGCCGGCCCGCCGTACGGCCGGGTCGGCGCGTGCCCGCCGTACTGCTGCGCCTGCCATCCCCGCCCGTACCCGTGCGCGCCGGCGGTGTGGCCCGTGGTGTGGCCGGTGGCGTCGGCGTGGCGGGTGGGGGGCAGTACCCCGAAGGCCCGGAACGCGAGGTCCTCCTCGCCGGTGCGGTCGCCGGGCAGCGCCCGGAACGACCGCCGGTACTCGGAGTACAGCGCGTCGTAGATCGGCGTGGGCGAGTGGGGCAGCCCGTCCTCCGCCGGGCGCATGGCGGGGGATGTACTGGTACGGCTGGCGGGACGGCTCGTATGAGTGCTGCACGTAGGTGCCAACGAACCCGCCGCCCGCGGGATGCGGCCCACCCGGGGGAATCGCCCTCCCCCGGGCGGGCGGCGGGGAACCCATCAGGACGTGCCGGCCAG
It includes:
- a CDS encoding lysophospholipid acyltransferase family protein; protein product: MYGLWRPRVLGAWRVPASGPVILAANHTHVLDGPMVIGTSPWPVHFLVKKEAFVGPLGRFMTATGQLPVDRAAADRTAVTGALDVLASGGVLGIFPEGTRGDGDFAALRAGLAYFALRSGAPIVPVAVLGSGERRGRLIRALPPLRGRVDVVFGDPFDAGDGSGRRTRGALDDATVRIHKRLTAHLEDARRLTGR
- the der gene encoding ribosome biogenesis GTPase Der, with the protein product MNDQHDHGALGDAEYAEFMELAAEEGFDADEVEGAIEEAGHGPLPVLAVVGRPNVGKSTLVNRIIGRREAVVEDRPGVTRDRVTYEAEWAGRRFKVVDTGGWEQDVFGIDASVAAQAEFAIDAADAVVFVVDATVGATDTDEAVVKLLRRAGKPVVLAANKVDGPSGEADAAMLWSLGLGEPFPVSALHGRGTGDLLDEVLKALPEAPEQTFGAAVGGPRRVALVGRPNVGKSSLLNKLAGEERVVVNELAGTTRDPVDELIELGGKTWKFVDTAGIRKKVHLQEGADYYASLRTAAAVEKAEVAVVLIDTTESISVQDQRIITMAVEAGRALVIAYNKWDELDEERRYYLEREIETEMQQVSWAPRVNVSARTGRHMDKLVPAIETALAGWETRVPTGRLNAFLGELVAAHPHPIRGGKQPRILFGTQAGTKPPRFVLFASGFLEHGYRRFVERRLREEFGFDGTPIHLSVRVREKRGRKK
- the cmk gene encoding (d)CMP kinase; this encodes MIVAIDGPSGTGKSSTSRAVAARLGLGYLDTGAQYRAITWWMITNGIDVDDPAAVAGAAGKPVIVSGTDPSQPTITVDGVDASGPIRTQEVTSKVSAVSAVPEVRTRITGLQRSIAASAPLGIVVEGRDIGTTVLPDADLKVFLTASPEARAARRAAELAGADVSATREALVRRDAADSTRKTSPLAKAADAVELDTTELTLQQVVEHVIALVAERRGAAK